A window of the Vigna angularis cultivar LongXiaoDou No.4 chromosome 3, ASM1680809v1, whole genome shotgun sequence genome harbors these coding sequences:
- the LOC108326372 gene encoding glycerol-3-phosphate dehydrogenase SDP6, mitochondrial isoform X1, whose protein sequence is MTRLRRLGTAVGAAVATAYGGSILLSPPVSVSDGGSHLAAVREKIHDPFAAVPSREVQRSALIGAGAASPLDVLVIGGGATGSGVALDAVTRGLRVGLVEREDFSSGTSSRSTKLIHGGVRYLEKAVFKLDYGQLKLVFHALEERKQVIDNAPHLCQALPCMTPCFDWFEVLYYWIGLKMYDLVAGARLLHLSRYYSAKESVELFPTLAKEGKGRSLRGTVVYYDGQMNDARLNVGLACTAALAGAAVLNHAEVVSLLKDDADERIIGARIRDNLTGKEFDTYAKVIVNAAGPFCDSVRKMADKSARDLISPSSGVHIILPDYYSPEGMGLIVPKTKDGRVVFMLPWLGRTVAGTTDSNTNITFLPEPHEDEIQFILDAISDYLNVKVRRTDVLSAWSGIRPLAMDPSAKNTESISRDHVVFEDRPGLVTITGGKWTTYRSMAEDAVDAAIKSGKLTPTNECVTNNLRIVGGEGWDPASFTILSQQYVRMKVTYKGKVVPGVMDTAAAKHLSHAYGTLAERVASIAQNENLGKRLAHGYPFLEAEVAYCARHEYCESAIDFISRRSRLAFLDTDAAGRALPRVIQILGSEHKWDKTRQKEEMQKAKEFLETFKSSKNAQFHDGKHN, encoded by the exons ATGACTCGCCTCAGGCGACTCGGCACCGCCGTCGGAGCCGCCGTGGCCACAGCATACGGCGGCTCCATCCTCCTCTCGCCTCCTGTATCCGTTAGCGACGGGGGATCGCACCTCGCCGCTGTCCGAGAGAAGATCCACGATCCATTTGCTGCCGTTCCATCGAGAGAGGTTCAGCGGTCGGCGCTGATCGGCGCGGGTGCCGCGAGTCCTCTGGATGTTCTCGTTATCGGCGGCGGCGCCACCGGCTCCGGCGTGGCGCTCGACGCCGTCACTCGAGGACTCCGCGTTGGCCTCGTCGAGAGAGAGGATTTCTCTTCCGGAACTTCCTCTCGCTCCACCAAGCTCATTCATGGAG GTGTTCGTTACCTAGAGAAAGCTGTCTTTAAACTTGACTATGGCCAGCTAAAGCTAGTATTCCATGCACTTGAGGAACGTAAACAGGTTATTGACAATGCACCACACCTATGCCAAGCTTTGCCTTGCATGACACCATGTTTTGACTGGTTTGAAGTACTGTACTACTGGATTGGCTTGAAAATGTACGATTTGGTCGCAGGAGCACGATTATTACACTTATCGAGATATTATTCAGCAAAGGAGTCTGTTGAACTTTTTCCCACTCTAGCAAAGGAGGGAAAAGGTAGAAGTCTGAGGGGCACGGTTGTTTATTATGATGGACAGATGAATGATGCACGTCTTAATGTTGGACTGGCTTGCACTGCAGCATTAGCTGGTGCTGCAGTTCTGAATCATGCAGAAGTTGTATCTTTACTGAAGGATGATGCTGATGAACGGATAATTGGTGCACGAATTAGGGATAATTTAACTG GCAAAGAGTTTGATACATATGCAAAAGTAATTGTGAATGCGGCTGGGCCTTTTTGTGATTCTGTAAGGAAAATGGCTGACAAAAGCGCACGTGACTTGATTTCTCCAAGCAGTGGTGTACATATTATACTCCCTGATTATTATTCCCCCGAGGGAATGGGCTTGATTGTTCCTAAAACTAAGGATGGACGTGTTGTTTTCATGCTACCATGGTTGGGAAGGACAGTTGCCGGAACTACAGATTCTAATACCAACATTACCTTTCTTCCAGAGCCACATGAAGACGAAATACAATTTATATTAGATGCCATCTCTGATTACCTTAATGTTAAA GTCCGCCGCACTGATGTTCTTTCTGCCTGGAGTGGCATTCGTCCATTAGCCATGGACCCATCAGCTAAAAATACGGAGAGTATCTCTAGGGATCATGTTGTCTTTGAGGATCGCCCTGGTTTGGTCACCATTACCGGTGGCAAGTGGACTACCTATAGAAG CATGGCAGAAGATGCTGTCGATGCAGCTATAAAGTCTGGGAAGTTGACCCCCACCAATGAATGTGTCACCAACAATCTCAGGATTGTTGGTGGTGAAGGGTGGGATCCTGCATCTTTTACCATTCTTTCTCAACAGTATGTGCGCATGAAAGTAACATACAAGGGTAAAGTTGTTCCTGGTGTGATGGACACTGCTGCAGCAAAGCACTTGTCTCATGCATATGGAACATTGGCTGAACGTGTTGCTTCCATTGCTCAG AATGAAAATTTGGGTAAGCGACTTGCCCATGGTTACCCTTTTTTGGAGGCTGAGGTGGCCTACTGTGCTCGTCATGAGTATTGTGAATCTGCAATTGACTTCATTTCGAGGAGGTCTCGTCTAGCTTTCCTTGACACTGATGCTGCAGGACGGGCCTTACCTCGTGTCATTCAAATATTGGGATCTGAGCACAAATGGGACAAGACAAGGCAGAAAGAAGAGATGCAGAAAGCTAAAGAGTTTTTGGAGACTTTTAAATCCTCGAAAAATGCTCAATTCCATGATGGGAAGCATAATTA G
- the LOC108325542 gene encoding uncharacterized protein LOC108325542 — MRVVVMKNVLVGFKPSLSVPVSHSSFPFSSSLSLTPLPFSLSSRSLPLLVFANSNKDLREQENTQQPQPPNGSKDQQKQQQENGNDWSNQRLPLLGFNWRKLLDPDPDNVLALGLTGILTWASVQVLWQLLFISLAILVAALKYSFIAALLVFILIALL, encoded by the coding sequence ATGCGCGTTGTAGTGATGAAGAATGTGTTGGTAGGGTTCAAACCCTCACTCTCAGTTCCTGTTTCACACTCTTCTTTTCCGTTCTCTTCTTCCCTTTCCCTCACACCcctccctttctctctctcctcaAGATCACTCCCACTTCTTGTATTCGCTAACAGCAACAAAGATTTGAGGGAACAGGAAAACACACAGCAACCACAGCCACCCAATGGTTCCAAGGATCAGCAAAAGCAGCAGCAAGAGAATGGCAACGATTGGAGTAATCAAAGATTGCCCCTTTTGGGTTTCAATTGGAGGAAACTGTTGGACCCCGACCCTGACAACGTCCTTGCACTTGGCCTAACGGGAATTCTCACATGGGCAAGTGTGCAAGTCCTCTGGCAGCTCTTGTTCATCTCTTTGGCCATTCTTGTTGCTGCCCTCAAGTACTCTTTTATCGCTGCTCTTCTTGTGTTCATTCTCATTGCTCTTCTTTGA
- the LOC108326372 gene encoding glycerol-3-phosphate dehydrogenase SDP6, mitochondrial isoform X2 yields MTRLRRLGTAVGAAVATAYGGSILLSPPVSVSDGGSHLAAVREKIHDPFAAVPSREVQRSALIGAGAASPLDVLVIGGGATGSGVALDAVTRGLRVGLVEREDFSSGTSSRSTKLIHGGVRYLEKAVFKLDYGQLKLVFHALEERKQVIDNAPHLCQALPCMTPCFDWFEVLYYWIGLKMYDLVAGARLLHLSRYYSAKESVELFPTLAKEGKGRSLRGTVVYYDGQMNDARLNVGLACTAALAGAAVLNHAEVVSLLKDDADERIIGARIRDNLTGKEFDTYAKVIVNAAGPFCDSVRKMADKSARDLISPSSGVHIILPDYYSPEGMGLIVPKTKDGRVVFMLPWLGRTVAGTTDSNTNITFLPEPHEDEIQFILDAISDYLNVKVRRTDVLSAWSGIRPLAMDPSAKNTESISRDHVVFEDRPGLVTITGGKWTTYRSMAEDAVDAAIKSGKLTPTNECVTNNLRIVGGEGWDPASFTILSQQYVRMKVTYKGKVVPGVMDTAAAKHLSHAYGTLAERVASIAQNENLGKRLAHGYPFLEAEVAYCARHEYCESAIDFISRRSRLAFLDTDAAGRALPRVIQILGSEHKWDKTRQKEEMQKAKEFLETFKSSKNAQFHDGKHN; encoded by the exons ATGACTCGCCTCAGGCGACTCGGCACCGCCGTCGGAGCCGCCGTGGCCACAGCATACGGCGGCTCCATCCTCCTCTCGCCTCCTGTATCCGTTAGCGACGGGGGATCGCACCTCGCCGCTGTCCGAGAGAAGATCCACGATCCATTTGCTGCCGTTCCATCGAGAGAGGTTCAGCGGTCGGCGCTGATCGGCGCGGGTGCCGCGAGTCCTCTGGATGTTCTCGTTATCGGCGGCGGCGCCACCGGCTCCGGCGTGGCGCTCGACGCCGTCACTCGAGGACTCCGCGTTGGCCTCGTCGAGAGAGAGGATTTCTCTTCCGGAACTTCCTCTCGCTCCACCAAGCTCATTCATGGAG GTGTTCGTTACCTAGAGAAAGCTGTCTTTAAACTTGACTATGGCCAGCTAAAGCTAGTATTCCATGCACTTGAGGAACGTAAACAGGTTATTGACAATGCACCACACCTATGCCAAGCTTTGCCTTGCATGACACCATGTTTTGACTGGTTTGAAGTACTGTACTACTGGATTGGCTTGAAAATGTACGATTTGGTCGCAGGAGCACGATTATTACACTTATCGAGATATTATTCAGCAAAGGAGTCTGTTGAACTTTTTCCCACTCTAGCAAAGGAGGGAAAAGGTAGAAGTCTGAGGGGCACGGTTGTTTATTATGATGGACAGATGAATGATGCACGTCTTAATGTTGGACTGGCTTGCACTGCAGCATTAGCTGGTGCTGCAGTTCTGAATCATGCAGAAGTTGTATCTTTACTGAAGGATGATGCTGATGAACGGATAATTGGTGCACGAATTAGGGATAATTTAACTG GCAAAGAGTTTGATACATATGCAAAAGTAATTGTGAATGCGGCTGGGCCTTTTTGTGATTCTGTAAGGAAAATGGCTGACAAAAGCGCACGTGACTTGATTTCTCCAAGCAGTGGTGTACATATTATACTCCCTGATTATTATTCCCCCGAGGGAATGGGCTTGATTGTTCCTAAAACTAAGGATGGACGTGTTGTTTTCATGCTACCATGGTTGGGAAGGACAGTTGCCGGAACTACAGATTCTAATACCAACATTACCTTTCTTCCAGAGCCACATGAAGACGAAATACAATTTATATTAGATGCCATCTCTGATTACCTTAATGTTAAA GTCCGCCGCACTGATGTTCTTTCTGCCTGGAGTGGCATTCGTCCATTAGCCATGGACCCATCAGCTAAAAATACGGAGAGTATCTCTAGGGATCATGTTGTCTTTGAGGATCGCCCTGGTTTGGTCACCATTACCGGTGGCAAGTGGACTACCTATAGAAG CATGGCAGAAGATGCTGTCGATGCAGCTATAAAGTCTGGGAAGTTGACCCCCACCAATGAATGTGTCACCAACAATCTCAGGATTGTTGGTGGTGAAGGGTGGGATCCTGCATCTTTTACCATTCTTTCTCAACAGTATGTGCGCATGAAAGTAACATACAAGGGTAAAGTTGTTCCTGGTGTGATGGACACTGCTGCAGCAAAGCACTTGTCTCATGCATATGGAACATTGGCTGAACGTGTTGCTTCCATTGCTCAG AATGAAAATTTGGGTAAGCGACTTGCCCATGGTTACCCTTTTTTGGAGGCTGAGGTGGCCTACTGTGCTCGTCATGAGTATTGTGAATCTGCAATTGACTTCATTTCGAGGAGGTCTCGTCTAGCTTTCCTTGACACTGATGCTGCAGGACGGGCCTTACCTCGTGTCATTCAAATATTGGGATCTGAGCACAAATGGGACAAGACAAGGCAGAAAGAAGAGATGCAGAAAGCTAAAGAGTTTTTGGAGACTTTTAAATCCTCGAAAAATGCTCAATTCCATGATGGGAAGCATAATTAG